The Papaver somniferum cultivar HN1 chromosome 3, ASM357369v1, whole genome shotgun sequence genome includes a region encoding these proteins:
- the LOC113360502 gene encoding uncharacterized protein LOC113360502 produces the protein MGRPYSYFNSRQMELRKDVKRAFEILKWKFAIICGPYLGLTAGEMHKIMLTCISMHNMVIQETRRNNDWTNHEDENLRPEIQPGRGSPARNYAQMTSHIEIKTMYDRLREYLRANIWSEFGRGGERID, from the coding sequence ATGGGTCGTCCATACTCGTATTTCAATAGCAGACAAATGGAATTGAGAAAGGATGTGAAACGGGCTTTTGAAATTCTGAAGTGGAAGTTCGCCATCATTTGTGGGCCTTATCTTGGTCTAACTGCTGGTGAAATGCATAAGATTATGCTGACTTGCATAAGtatgcataacatggtaattcaggaaacccgtcGTAATAATGATTGGACTAaccatgaagatgaaaacttAAGACCTGAGATTCAACCGGGAAGAGGATCACCTGCAAGGAACTATGCACAAATGACTAGTCACATTGAGATCAAAACTATGTATGACAGGTTAAGGGAATATCTCAGAGCGAATATCTGGTCTGAGTTTGGAAGAGGTGGAGAGCGAATTGATTAG
- the LOC113358381 gene encoding heavy metal-associated isoprenylated plant protein 39-like has protein sequence MKKLILTLDLHDNKDKQKALKKVSSLSGIDSISMDMKTKKLTVIGIVDPVDIVSKLRKFWHTDIVFIGPAKEPEKKEEPKKEEPKKEEAKKEEPKKEEPKKEEPKKEEAKKNEEPKKEEKKPDPNQQLAELVNAYRAYNPHMTTHYYVQSAEENPNACVIC, from the exons ATGAAG AAGTTAATTTTGACATTGGATTTACATGACAACAAAGACAAGCAAAAGGCTTTGAAGAAGGTTTCTAGTCTATCAG GAATAGATTCAATCTCCATGGACATGAAAACAAAGAAATTAACAGTGATTGGAATTGTTGATCCTGTGGACATTGTTAGCAAGTTAAGGAAGTTCTGGCACACTGATATTGTTTTCATCGGGCCTGCTAAAGAGCCTGAGAAGAAAGAGGAACCCAAAAAAGAGGAACCAAAGAAAGAGGAAGCTAAGAAAGAGGAACCAAAAAAAGAGGAACCAAAGAAGGAAGAACCCAAGAAAGAAGAAGCTAAGAAAAACGAAGAaccaaagaaagaagagaagaagccgGATCCCAATCAGCAGCTCGCTGAGCTCGTCAATGCATACAGAGCCTATAATCCACATATGACCACTCACTACTATGTTCAGAGTGCAGAAGAAAACCCAAATGCATGTGTTATTTGTTAA